A window of Thermosynechococcus sp. NK55a contains these coding sequences:
- a CDS encoding DNA topoisomerase (ATP-hydrolyzing) subunit A: MPKQLDLLTSGQVIPTPLHSEMQRSYLEYAMSVIVGRALPDVRDGLKPVHRRILYAMYELGLTPDRPFRKCARVVGDVLGKYHPHGDQAVYEALVRLVQPFSSRYPLLAGHGNFGSIDDDPPAAMRYTETRLAAIAHRTLLENISDAIVDFAPNFDSSQEEPLVLPAQLPILLLNGSTGIAVGMATNIPPHNLGEVVDALIALIDRPHLSLEELLTHLPGPDFPTGGVIVDGAGLLHAYRTGRGTITLRGVATLEDIAPGRGRHRRQGIVVTELPYQVNKAAWIEKVADLVNQGRLEGIADLRDESDREGLRVVIELKRDAPAAQLLEQLYHLTALQVTYGINLMALVGNQPRQLSLKEILREFLQFREKTLLRQYHHDLATAQARQQVVTGLLIGLNAVEQVIEIVRSAADGSAAQRELMTRLGLSDRQANALIAMPLRRLTQQERQELEREQAELQARIAQLQTLIHQRPERLKALKKELRQLKKEFGDPRRTQILRETPPPEEVADCGGDSLWIEISCRGYGRCLPQQRRRSGLPLQTWLPWSEPLPLGFSVQASDRLWVFTESGKVYPLPVERLPVTSRREGDRGQPLLTLLAESAQGESLLTVIPSQATAEKLILLTRQGRIKVIPISDLQDLRGRGLQLTKLKAGDALGWVLPADRDHLVLATSRGRVFHFFIPDIPALGRLNQGQAAVRLSVQEILVGAIALSERENVILVTASGLGKQVPLPLIEVVPLGHLGQLAMPLQQKSDRLAGIGPGRSSLALVTTQERAWITNGEEIPLLNKEAMGVAIAPLDPGEQVQAVVALA, from the coding sequence ATGCCCAAGCAACTGGATTTGCTGACCTCTGGACAGGTGATTCCTACACCACTGCACAGTGAAATGCAGCGCTCCTATCTGGAGTACGCCATGAGTGTGATTGTGGGGCGGGCGCTACCAGATGTACGGGATGGGCTAAAACCAGTACATCGGCGGATTCTCTATGCGATGTACGAGTTGGGGCTGACGCCCGATCGCCCCTTTCGCAAGTGTGCACGGGTCGTGGGGGATGTGCTCGGGAAATATCACCCCCACGGGGATCAAGCGGTCTATGAGGCACTGGTGCGCTTGGTGCAGCCCTTTAGTAGTCGCTATCCGCTGTTGGCGGGGCATGGCAATTTTGGCTCCATTGATGATGATCCACCGGCGGCAATGCGCTATACGGAAACGCGCTTGGCAGCGATCGCCCACCGCACGCTACTGGAGAATATCAGCGATGCCATTGTGGATTTTGCTCCCAACTTTGACAGTTCCCAAGAAGAACCATTGGTGTTGCCGGCGCAACTGCCGATTTTGCTGCTGAATGGCTCAACGGGAATTGCGGTGGGCATGGCTACAAACATTCCACCCCACAATCTGGGGGAAGTGGTGGATGCACTAATTGCTCTCATTGACCGACCCCATCTCTCCCTAGAGGAGCTCCTCACCCATCTGCCGGGACCAGACTTTCCCACGGGGGGTGTGATTGTGGATGGGGCAGGATTGCTACACGCCTACAGGACGGGTCGAGGAACAATTACACTGCGGGGAGTGGCTACCCTTGAGGATATTGCGCCCGGACGCGGCCGCCACCGCCGCCAAGGGATTGTGGTGACGGAGTTGCCCTATCAGGTGAATAAGGCGGCATGGATTGAAAAGGTGGCCGATTTGGTGAATCAAGGTCGCCTTGAGGGCATTGCCGATCTGCGGGATGAGAGTGATCGCGAGGGGCTGCGGGTGGTGATTGAACTAAAGCGGGATGCCCCAGCGGCGCAACTCTTGGAGCAGCTCTATCACCTAACAGCGTTGCAAGTGACCTATGGCATCAACTTGATGGCACTGGTGGGCAATCAACCCCGCCAGCTCTCCCTCAAGGAGATCCTCAGGGAGTTTTTGCAGTTCCGCGAAAAGACGCTGCTGCGGCAATATCACCATGATCTGGCAACAGCTCAAGCCCGCCAACAGGTGGTGACGGGACTCTTAATCGGCCTCAATGCCGTGGAGCAGGTGATTGAGATTGTGCGATCGGCGGCGGATGGCAGTGCAGCCCAGCGGGAATTGATGACCCGCTTGGGTTTGAGCGATCGCCAAGCTAATGCCCTGATTGCCATGCCCCTCCGCCGCCTCACCCAACAGGAACGCCAAGAACTGGAACGGGAACAGGCGGAGCTGCAAGCGCGGATTGCCCAATTACAGACCCTGATTCACCAGCGGCCTGAGCGCCTCAAGGCACTGAAGAAAGAATTGCGGCAGTTGAAAAAAGAATTTGGCGACCCTCGCCGTACCCAAATTCTGAGGGAAACTCCTCCCCCTGAGGAAGTCGCTGATTGTGGGGGGGATTCCCTCTGGATAGAAATCAGCTGTCGCGGCTATGGTCGCTGTCTGCCCCAGCAGCGTCGTCGCAGTGGTCTGCCGTTGCAAACGTGGCTACCGTGGTCAGAGCCATTGCCCTTGGGCTTCTCGGTACAGGCCAGCGATCGCCTGTGGGTGTTTACGGAGAGTGGCAAGGTCTATCCGCTGCCTGTGGAGCGACTACCCGTCACCAGCCGTCGTGAGGGCGATCGCGGCCAACCCCTCCTTACCCTCCTAGCGGAGTCAGCTCAAGGGGAAAGCCTCCTTACCGTCATTCCCAGTCAAGCCACAGCGGAAAAGCTCATTCTGCTGACGCGCCAAGGTCGCATCAAGGTGATTCCCATCTCAGACCTGCAAGACCTGAGGGGGCGCGGTCTCCAACTCACCAAACTGAAGGCGGGGGATGCCCTTGGTTGGGTATTGCCTGCGGACAGGGATCATTTGGTGTTGGCCACCTCGCGGGGGCGGGTTTTTCACTTTTTCATCCCCGACATTCCAGCTTTGGGACGGCTCAATCAAGGTCAAGCGGCGGTGCGCCTTAGTGTGCAGGAGATCTTGGTGGGGGCGATCGCCCTTTCGGAACGAGAAAATGTTATCCTCGTTACCGCTTCCGGTCTTGGTAAACAAGTGCCCTTGCCCCTGATTGAAGTGGTGCCCCTCGGTCATTTAGGTCAATTGGCGATGCCCTTGCAGCAAAAATCGGATCGCTTGGCGGGCATTGGCCCTGGCCGTAGCTCCCTCGCACTGGTGACGACCCAAGAACGGGCCTGGATCACCAATGGGGAAGAGATCCCCCTCCTTAATAAAGAGGCGATGGGGGTGGCGATCGCCCCCCTTGACCCGGGGGAACAGGTGCAGGCGGTGGTGGCATTGGCCTAA
- the tilS gene encoding tRNA lysidine(34) synthetase TilS: MWGIHHARLHTTLKIQQWLPLGSRILIALSGGQDSVCLTRLLLDLQPHWQWFLAAVHCDHRWRADSTANANFVRQLAQKWHLPCEVVSAPDLPKTEAAARSWRYQVFEIMAKALDCTHVVTAHTQSDRAESLLLHLLRGTSPDGLATLLPSRSLGAIQLVRPLLGMTRAETAAFCQAYGLPIWQDETNHNVAYRRNRLRLELIPYLQQHFNPNLEEVLGQTAELLASDRAYFEAEVERLAPTVIREHPPALDRLRLRELPLALQRRLIQRFLRQHLKRGLNFRVIEAVRALITAGNGSQTASLPGGKHLRVCGRWIELVRPMPPPPAPVPPGQGGRSPPPSPLY, from the coding sequence GTGTGGGGCATTCACCACGCCCGCCTGCACACCACCTTAAAAATCCAGCAATGGCTTCCTTTGGGGTCACGCATTCTCATTGCTCTATCGGGGGGGCAAGACTCCGTTTGTTTAACGCGCCTGTTGCTGGATCTACAACCCCACTGGCAGTGGTTTTTGGCGGCGGTCCATTGTGATCACCGCTGGCGTGCAGATAGCACCGCCAATGCAAATTTTGTCCGACAGCTAGCGCAGAAATGGCATCTACCCTGTGAGGTGGTGAGTGCCCCTGATTTGCCGAAAACTGAGGCAGCAGCCCGTTCATGGCGCTACCAAGTCTTTGAGATCATGGCCAAGGCGTTGGATTGCACCCATGTGGTGACAGCCCATACCCAGAGCGATCGCGCTGAAAGTCTATTGCTGCATCTGTTGCGGGGCACTAGCCCCGATGGCCTCGCCACCCTCTTGCCCAGCCGTTCCTTGGGCGCTATTCAGTTGGTGCGCCCGCTCCTGGGCATGACCCGCGCTGAAACCGCTGCTTTTTGCCAAGCCTACGGATTGCCCATCTGGCAGGATGAAACCAACCACAATGTGGCGTATCGCCGCAATCGGCTGCGTTTGGAGTTAATCCCCTATTTACAACAGCACTTCAATCCGAATCTGGAAGAGGTGCTTGGCCAAACCGCTGAGCTGCTCGCTAGCGATCGCGCCTATTTCGAGGCTGAGGTGGAGCGTCTTGCCCCCACAGTGATCCGCGAGCATCCTCCGGCCTTAGATCGGTTGCGCCTGCGGGAATTGCCCCTTGCCCTGCAACGCCGCTTAATCCAGCGCTTTCTGCGGCAGCACCTGAAACGGGGTCTCAACTTCAGGGTGATTGAAGCAGTCCGAGCTCTGATCACTGCCGGCAATGGTAGCCAAACCGCAAGCCTGCCAGGGGGCAAGCACCTGCGAGTCTGTGGCCGCTGGATTGAATTAGTTAGGCCAATGCCACCACCGCCTGCACCTGTTCCCCCGGGTCAAGGGGGGCGATCGCCACCCCCATCGCCTCTTTATTAA
- the ccsB gene encoding c-type cytochrome biogenesis protein CcsB, with protein MDLLTLEGWLDNTAFAVLFITMLLYWCGAAFPQWPLLTAAGRTGIAIANLCITGLLAARWIEGGYFPISNLYESLFFLCWGLTAMHFVAESISGQPLVGVVTAPVAMGITAFAALSLPPEMQQSAPLVPALKSNWLMMHVSVMMLSYATLMVGSLLAIAFLIVTWGQPINLRGSSVGTGSFRSRPPDPALESSTGGGGTTVLTPPALQLSLQRLTLAETLDNLSYRMIGLGFPLLTIGIISGAVWANEAWGAPWSWDPKETWALIVWLVYAAYLHARITRDWQGRKPAILATVGFGVVWVCYLGVNLLGKGLHSYGWFF; from the coding sequence ATGGATTTATTGACCCTAGAAGGTTGGCTCGATAATACCGCCTTTGCGGTACTTTTTATCACCATGTTGCTCTACTGGTGCGGGGCAGCATTTCCCCAGTGGCCACTGCTGACCGCTGCCGGTCGCACGGGGATAGCGATCGCTAACCTCTGTATTACTGGCCTGCTGGCGGCGCGCTGGATTGAGGGGGGCTACTTTCCCATCAGTAATCTCTATGAATCCCTCTTTTTCCTGTGTTGGGGGCTGACGGCCATGCACTTTGTCGCCGAGTCCATCAGTGGCCAGCCCCTTGTGGGAGTTGTCACTGCACCCGTTGCAATGGGAATTACAGCCTTTGCTGCCCTCTCTCTGCCCCCTGAGATGCAACAGTCAGCCCCTTTGGTGCCAGCTCTCAAGTCCAACTGGTTAATGATGCACGTCAGTGTGATGATGCTCAGCTATGCCACCTTGATGGTGGGCTCCCTGTTGGCGATCGCCTTTCTTATCGTCACCTGGGGCCAGCCCATCAACCTCAGGGGGAGTTCTGTGGGAACAGGCAGCTTCCGCAGTCGCCCGCCAGACCCTGCCCTAGAATCCTCGACGGGGGGCGGTGGCACAACGGTACTCACCCCACCAGCTCTGCAATTGAGTTTACAACGCCTGACTTTAGCCGAAACCCTCGATAACCTGAGCTACCGCATGATTGGTCTGGGGTTTCCCCTGTTGACGATTGGCATTATCTCCGGTGCCGTATGGGCCAACGAGGCTTGGGGCGCACCTTGGAGTTGGGATCCAAAAGAAACTTGGGCACTGATTGTTTGGTTGGTGTATGCTGCCTATCTCCATGCCCGCATTACCCGCGATTGGCAAGGACGTAAACCGGCGATTCTCGCCACGGTTGGCTTTGGAGTGGTCTGGGTCTGCTACCTAGGGGTGAATCTGCTGGGGAAGGGCCTACACTCCTACGGCTGGTTCTTCTAG
- a CDS encoding YaaW family protein, whose product MNELRAALELATEEELQDLTEILFRRRLNPLDYLTTPDPIAVQAQDRQAWLDDIEERFRFLAADGLTVLKGKAQQISYRQTLMRVCRYLKIKFSPSWTVPELEMEIFLNVLQRMWKKLGDQDRRVLAAQIQESLPELRHGHPISMEMVRLILEGSAAIAISSVVRSMVVQQVARQFAIHFAGSKLSMIPLVSRGAAMGAARLAVGRSLLAFASTALWVWFIADLGWQAISTNYARIIPTIFAIAQIRLLRGEQAAQWAMA is encoded by the coding sequence ATGAATGAGCTACGGGCTGCGCTGGAATTGGCGACAGAGGAGGAGTTGCAAGACCTAACAGAAATTCTGTTTCGTCGTCGGCTCAACCCCTTGGACTATCTAACCACGCCGGATCCCATTGCGGTACAAGCCCAAGATCGTCAAGCCTGGTTAGATGACATTGAAGAGCGGTTTCGCTTTTTGGCAGCCGATGGTTTGACGGTGCTCAAGGGCAAAGCCCAGCAAATCAGCTATCGGCAAACTTTGATGCGGGTCTGTCGCTACTTAAAAATTAAGTTTTCCCCCAGTTGGACGGTGCCTGAACTGGAAATGGAGATCTTCTTGAATGTGTTGCAGCGGATGTGGAAAAAGCTGGGGGATCAGGATCGGCGGGTTTTGGCCGCCCAAATTCAAGAGAGCTTGCCCGAATTGCGCCATGGCCACCCCATTTCCATGGAAATGGTGCGCTTAATCCTAGAGGGCAGTGCCGCGATCGCCATCAGTTCTGTTGTGCGCTCCATGGTGGTGCAGCAGGTGGCACGGCAGTTTGCAATTCATTTTGCTGGCTCCAAGCTCTCAATGATCCCCTTGGTGTCACGGGGGGCAGCCATGGGAGCCGCTCGATTGGCAGTGGGGCGCAGTCTCTTGGCCTTTGCCAGTACTGCCCTGTGGGTATGGTTTATTGCCGATTTGGGTTGGCAAGCCATTTCCACTAACTATGCCCGCATTATTCCCACCATTTTTGCGATCGCCCAAATTCGTCTTTTGCGGGGTGAACAGGCCGCCCAGTGGGCGATGGCCTAG